From one Rubrobacter xylanophilus genomic stretch:
- a CDS encoding putative quinol monooxygenase: protein MAFVVVAKWTAREGAAEKVEECIRKLTPLSRAEPGNLFYQAHRDPENPNLFFLYEQYVDEDAYKAHGESEHFQKYGFGTAIPLLESREREFYVTLDE from the coding sequence ATGGCTTTCGTCGTCGTCGCGAAGTGGACGGCCAGGGAGGGCGCGGCGGAGAAGGTCGAGGAGTGCATAAGGAAGCTCACGCCCCTCTCGCGGGCCGAGCCGGGCAACCTCTTCTACCAGGCCCACCGCGATCCCGAGAACCCCAACCTGTTCTTCCTCTACGAGCAGTACGTGGACGAAGACGCCTACAAGGCCCACGGCGAGTCCGAGCACTTCCAGAAGTACGGCTTCGGGACCGCCATACCGCTGCTGGAGAGCCGAGAGCGCGAGTTCTACGTGACGCTCGACGAGTAG
- a CDS encoding fumarylacetoacetate hydrolase family protein, whose product MKLVTYDAGRGPRVGLLEGEAVLDAGFEGDMVAFIEAGAPVGETRPVEGARLLAPLRPRSMRDFLAFEGHLKNAFRRLGRPIPEEWYEVPAFYRGMPDTVIGPEETIPYPYYTGRLDFELELAAVIGRRGKDILREEAEGYIFGYTIWNDLSARDVQARELPIGMGPAKAKDWDGSNVLGPCIVTADELDAGDLAMRVRVNGEEWGEDSSKNMHHEFADMISYASRAQTLYPGEVFGSGTAEGGAGIETDRYLNEGDVVELEIEGIGVLRNTVGKKGE is encoded by the coding sequence TTGAAGCTGGTTACCTACGACGCCGGGAGGGGCCCCAGGGTGGGACTCCTCGAGGGCGAGGCCGTCCTCGACGCCGGCTTCGAGGGCGACATGGTGGCGTTCATCGAGGCTGGGGCCCCGGTCGGGGAGACCCGCCCGGTCGAGGGCGCCCGGCTGCTCGCCCCCCTGCGCCCGCGCTCGATGCGGGACTTCCTCGCCTTCGAGGGGCACCTGAAGAACGCCTTCCGGCGGCTGGGACGCCCGATCCCGGAGGAGTGGTACGAGGTGCCCGCCTTCTACCGCGGGATGCCGGACACCGTCATCGGGCCGGAGGAGACCATCCCCTACCCGTACTACACCGGGAGGCTCGACTTCGAGCTGGAGCTCGCCGCCGTGATCGGGCGCCGGGGAAAGGATATCCTCCGTGAAGAGGCCGAGGGGTACATCTTCGGCTACACCATCTGGAACGACCTCTCGGCCCGCGACGTGCAGGCCCGCGAGCTTCCGATCGGGATGGGCCCGGCCAAGGCCAAGGACTGGGACGGCTCGAACGTCCTCGGGCCGTGCATAGTCACCGCCGACGAGCTGGACGCGGGCGACCTCGCGATGCGCGTGCGGGTCAACGGCGAGGAGTGGGGCGAGGACAGCTCGAAAAACATGCACCACGAGTTCGCGGACATGATCTCCTACGCCTCCCGGGCACAGACGCTCTATCCGGGAGAGGTCTTCGGCTCGGGGACGGCCGAGGGCGGCGCCGGTATCGAGACCGACCGCTACCTGAACGAAGGGGATGTCGTCGAGCTGGAGATAGAGGGCATAGGAGTTTTGCGGAACACCGTCGGAAAGAAAGGAGAGTAG
- a CDS encoding FAD binding domain-containing protein — translation MAAPEWHEPRSLEEALSLRAEHGEEATLVAGGSFLGIVMNQRLFSPTMLVALRGIPELDFIEADEDLLRLGAMTTHRAVERSPVVREGWPSLAYTFSVVASPRVRNQATVGGVVADADYASDPPAMLAALGARVVARSVRGEREIPMQDFVLGHYETALGEDEMVTEVRIPRSGGRSVYRKFRSRSGEDRPCVSAAAARDGGLRVVVGAVAGRPQYFPEICELARGETMSGGLAAEIGRRYADAIEPLSDARGSARYRRRVIAVEVRRALEDLYDG, via the coding sequence ATGGCAGCTCCGGAATGGCACGAGCCCCGCTCGCTGGAGGAAGCCCTCTCTTTGCGCGCCGAGCACGGGGAGGAGGCCACCCTCGTCGCGGGCGGCTCGTTCCTCGGGATCGTCATGAACCAGAGGCTCTTCTCCCCGACGATGCTCGTCGCCCTGCGCGGCATCCCTGAGCTGGACTTCATCGAGGCCGACGAAGACCTCCTGCGCCTCGGGGCGATGACCACCCACCGGGCGGTCGAGCGCTCGCCGGTGGTGCGGGAGGGCTGGCCGTCGCTGGCCTACACCTTCTCGGTCGTCGCCAGCCCGCGCGTCAGGAACCAGGCGACGGTGGGCGGGGTGGTGGCCGATGCGGACTACGCCTCAGATCCCCCGGCGATGCTCGCGGCTCTGGGCGCACGGGTCGTCGCCCGCAGCGTGCGGGGTGAACGCGAGATCCCGATGCAGGACTTCGTCCTCGGCCACTACGAGACCGCGCTCGGGGAGGACGAGATGGTGACGGAGGTCCGCATCCCCCGCAGCGGGGGGCGCTCCGTCTACCGCAAGTTCCGCTCGCGCTCGGGAGAGGATCGGCCCTGCGTCTCGGCCGCTGCGGCGCGGGACGGCGGCCTGCGGGTCGTCGTCGGAGCCGTCGCCGGAAGGCCGCAGTACTTCCCGGAGATCTGCGAGCTGGCGCGGGGAGAGACCATGAGCGGCGGGCTCGCGGCGGAGATCGGGCGCCGCTACGCCGACGCGATAGAACCCCTCTCCGACGCGCGCGGCTCGGCCCGCTACCGCAGGCGCGTGATCGCCGTGGAGGTCAGGCGCGCTCTGGAGGATCTGTACGATGGCTGA
- a CDS encoding (2Fe-2S)-binding protein: MRLRFILNGEAVEVEARPDEMLLPVLRERLGLASVRHTCGIGVCGACTALLDGEPISTCILLAPLAAGREITTVEGLGGNHSVQRAFEEARAFQCGYCTPGMILTAKRLLEEHPSPTRERIRAYMGGNLCRCGCYVKIERAVELAAASRLAAAEKGGA; this comes from the coding sequence ATGAGGCTTCGTTTCATCCTGAACGGGGAGGCGGTGGAGGTCGAGGCGCGGCCCGACGAGATGCTTCTCCCGGTGCTCCGGGAGAGGCTCGGCCTGGCGAGCGTGCGCCACACCTGCGGCATCGGGGTCTGCGGGGCGTGCACGGCGCTTCTGGACGGGGAGCCGATCTCCACCTGCATCCTGCTCGCCCCGCTCGCGGCAGGGAGGGAGATAACGACGGTAGAGGGGCTAGGCGGCAACCACTCCGTCCAGCGGGCATTCGAGGAGGCTCGGGCCTTCCAGTGCGGCTATTGCACCCCCGGCATGATCCTCACGGCCAAACGGCTCCTCGAGGAGCACCCCTCGCCGACGCGCGAGAGGATACGCGCCTACATGGGCGGCAACCTGTGCCGCTGCGGGTGCTACGTAAAGATAGAGCGGGCCGTGGAGCTGGCCGCCGCCTCGAGGCTCGCCGCGGCAGAGAAAGGAGGAGCTTGA
- a CDS encoding PEP-utilizing enzyme, translating to METDAREVLGTFYGDESFPVEWREGERDLFWILDDLHCPNPISPMFFDIGGWWLTCDHMFRRFGTPFASDWIAKRVNGYLYTAAVPADPSTYAEASEYGNRYVPRVPESGEYAGKIGAYLGAVLPHYAYNFLDWWRERLRPEMDRNFAYLDGQDTDSMNMVELAVLLEDAIDIHDRHWKIHWMLNFAQFSATTALNATIAEVKGDVDPDLVGRLQSSTEDRNWDAVEDLWKMKEEIKDDEELRRAFEADTASGILEALNATERGRHFVSERLAAHQQEFGYKAIWAHEFQYQTWKENPAPILEAVRGYLATDYDYREAIQAVRDDLEAAKRELMEDVPEGEGKEKLRNALELSLRMNPLTPDHHFYIDQGTNARVRLVLIAIGRKLVEAGLLDDPEDVMFLRYNELRVLMFDPGQIDAREIVSDRRDEMEQAYDLRPPEWLGTATRRALEFPYNALWGFPEKFYRKPSEKKDEVVGLGASAGVIEGTARVVTSIEESDQVEEGDILVCRMTNPAWVVLFTKVSGLVTDAGGTTSHPAVVSREFGIPAVVGTSDATRKIKTGDRIRVNGSSGVVEILG from the coding sequence ATGGAGACGGATGCCAGGGAGGTACTTGGCACTTTCTATGGGGACGAGAGCTTTCCGGTGGAGTGGAGGGAGGGGGAGCGGGATCTGTTCTGGATCCTGGACGATCTCCACTGTCCGAACCCGATCTCCCCGATGTTCTTCGATATCGGGGGGTGGTGGCTGACCTGCGACCATATGTTCCGCCGCTTCGGAACCCCCTTCGCCTCGGACTGGATCGCCAAGCGGGTGAATGGGTATCTGTATACCGCCGCCGTTCCGGCTGACCCTTCGACCTACGCGGAGGCGAGCGAGTATGGCAACCGCTACGTGCCCCGCGTGCCCGAGAGCGGGGAGTACGCCGGTAAGATCGGGGCTTACCTCGGCGCCGTGCTGCCGCACTACGCGTACAACTTCCTCGACTGGTGGCGCGAGAGGCTCAGGCCGGAGATGGACCGCAACTTCGCCTACCTCGACGGGCAGGATACCGACAGCATGAACATGGTCGAGCTCGCGGTCTTGCTCGAGGACGCCATAGACATCCACGACCGGCACTGGAAGATCCACTGGATGCTCAACTTCGCCCAGTTCTCGGCCACCACCGCCCTCAATGCCACCATCGCCGAGGTCAAGGGCGACGTGGACCCGGACCTCGTGGGGAGGCTGCAGAGCTCCACCGAGGATCGCAACTGGGACGCCGTAGAAGACCTGTGGAAGATGAAAGAGGAGATAAAAGACGACGAGGAGCTGCGCCGCGCCTTCGAGGCGGACACCGCTTCCGGCATCCTCGAAGCCCTGAACGCCACGGAGCGGGGCCGGCACTTCGTCTCCGAGCGGCTCGCGGCGCACCAGCAGGAGTTCGGGTACAAAGCCATCTGGGCGCACGAGTTCCAGTACCAGACCTGGAAGGAGAACCCGGCGCCGATCTTGGAGGCCGTCCGGGGATACCTCGCGACCGACTACGACTACAGAGAGGCCATCCAGGCGGTCAGAGACGACCTCGAGGCCGCCAAGCGCGAGCTCATGGAAGACGTGCCGGAAGGGGAGGGCAAAGAGAAGCTCCGGAACGCCCTCGAGCTCTCTCTGCGGATGAACCCGCTCACCCCGGACCACCACTTCTACATCGACCAGGGCACCAACGCCCGCGTGCGGCTCGTGCTCATCGCCATCGGCAGGAAGCTCGTCGAGGCCGGGCTGCTCGACGACCCCGAGGACGTCATGTTCCTCCGCTACAACGAGCTCAGGGTGCTCATGTTCGACCCCGGGCAGATAGACGCCCGCGAGATCGTCTCCGACCGGCGCGACGAGATGGAGCAGGCCTACGACCTCCGGCCGCCCGAGTGGCTCGGCACCGCGACGCGGCGGGCGCTCGAGTTCCCGTACAACGCGCTGTGGGGCTTTCCGGAGAAGTTCTACCGGAAGCCCTCCGAGAAAAAGGACGAGGTCGTGGGCCTCGGTGCATCGGCGGGCGTGATCGAGGGTACGGCGCGGGTGGTCACCTCCATCGAGGAGTCGGATCAGGTCGAAGAGGGCGACATCCTCGTCTGCCGCATGACCAACCCGGCGTGGGTCGTCCTCTTCACCAAGGTCAGCGGGCTCGTCACCGACGCGGGAGGCACCACTTCCCACCCGGCGGTCGTCAGCCGCGAGTTCGGCATCCCGGCGGTGGTCGGCACCTCCGACGCCACCCGGAAGATAAAGACCGGGGACCGCATCCGGGTCAACGGCTCGAGCGGCGTCGTGGAGATCCTCGGATGA
- a CDS encoding GntR family transcriptional regulator, whose protein sequence is MSLTRTVLREQIRELLLERIIKGELRPGDRIVELQIAQELGTSQAPVREALRELHALGFVEHEPYRGTRVRRVTEEELAEIYPVRAALEELAAQEAARRLGGNVEGLEEEFEAMREAADRESLHDLAVHDTAFHRRIVEAAGNRVLLDTWKTLRVEARVVVTALKTDVDLHELVELHRPLLEAIREGAPEKAGAALRQHFETLRTMMKRGESA, encoded by the coding sequence ATGAGCCTGACCCGGACCGTCCTGCGGGAGCAGATCCGGGAGCTCCTGCTGGAGCGCATCATAAAGGGCGAGCTCAGACCCGGCGACAGGATCGTGGAGCTCCAGATCGCCCAGGAGCTCGGAACCAGCCAGGCCCCGGTGCGGGAAGCGCTGCGGGAGCTCCACGCTTTGGGCTTCGTCGAGCACGAGCCCTACCGCGGGACGCGGGTGCGCCGCGTCACCGAAGAGGAGCTGGCCGAGATCTACCCTGTCCGCGCTGCGCTGGAGGAGCTCGCGGCCCAGGAGGCGGCGAGGAGGCTCGGCGGCAACGTCGAGGGGCTGGAGGAGGAGTTCGAGGCGATGCGCGAGGCCGCCGACCGCGAAAGCCTCCACGACCTCGCCGTCCACGACACCGCCTTCCACCGCCGGATCGTCGAGGCCGCCGGAAACCGGGTGCTGCTCGACACGTGGAAGACGCTCCGGGTCGAGGCGCGGGTGGTCGTCACGGCGCTCAAGACCGACGTGGACCTGCACGAGCTGGTCGAGCTGCATCGGCCCCTGCTGGAGGCCATAAGGGAGGGGGCCCCCGAGAAGGCCGGCGCCGCTCTCCGGCAGCACTTCGAGACTTTGCGAACCATGATGAAGAGAGGAGAGAGCGCATGA
- a CDS encoding PEP/pyruvate-binding domain-containing protein, whose translation MKEPASTVRAASAILWFTDEACRDVRVAGGKGASLARMIAEGLPVPPGFVVPAHVLEDALDTERARALAASRSTDELRKLVASVEPPEEEIKAAYENLVGARRTATYKLVGGGKVAVRSSAVAEDSEAASYAGQQETFLYVEGAEEVCRRVVDCWASFFSERALFYRAQKGSLEDLRMAVVVQRMVDPEKSGVIFTADPVRRRRDRMVVEAVRGVGEQVVSGEVTPDHYSLDRKGKIKREKIVADRVLTNEELAKLAELGRRLEELHSVPQDIEWAIVGGEVFLLQSRPVTTL comes from the coding sequence ATGAAAGAGCCCGCGAGCACCGTGCGCGCCGCCTCCGCCATCCTCTGGTTTACCGACGAGGCCTGCCGGGACGTGAGGGTGGCCGGCGGCAAGGGCGCGAGCCTGGCACGCATGATCGCCGAGGGGCTCCCGGTCCCGCCGGGCTTCGTCGTCCCCGCACACGTCCTGGAGGACGCCCTCGACACCGAGCGCGCCCGGGCGCTCGCCGCCTCCCGCTCCACGGACGAGCTGAGGAAGCTCGTGGCGTCCGTCGAGCCGCCGGAGGAGGAGATAAAGGCCGCCTACGAGAACCTGGTCGGCGCGCGGCGCACCGCCACGTACAAGCTGGTCGGCGGCGGGAAGGTGGCCGTTCGCTCCTCCGCCGTCGCCGAAGACTCCGAGGCGGCGAGCTACGCCGGGCAGCAGGAGACCTTCCTCTACGTCGAAGGTGCGGAGGAGGTCTGCCGGCGGGTCGTGGATTGCTGGGCCTCGTTCTTCTCCGAGCGGGCGCTCTTCTACCGCGCGCAGAAGGGCTCGCTCGAGGACCTGCGGATGGCCGTCGTGGTCCAGAGGATGGTCGACCCGGAGAAGTCCGGCGTGATCTTCACCGCAGACCCCGTCAGGCGCCGCCGCGACCGGATGGTCGTCGAGGCCGTCCGGGGCGTCGGGGAGCAGGTAGTCTCCGGCGAGGTGACCCCGGACCACTACAGCCTCGACCGCAAAGGAAAGATCAAGCGCGAGAAGATAGTGGCCGACCGCGTCCTGACTAATGAAGAGCTGGCGAAGCTCGCCGAACTGGGTAGACGGCTCGAGGAGCTGCACAGCGTACCGCAGGACATCGAGTGGGCGATAGTCGGCGGGGAGGTCTTCCTCCTCCAGTCCCGGCCCGTAACGACGCTGTGA
- a CDS encoding class I SAM-dependent methyltransferase, producing MPHISVDRRLSLGPLEAFLRLKAGLGRDLPQDHVRTLKQGLHAARRTSQKRAKRISSLKTRLGELERTRDEERRMLHYLLADAFERRGPWVTGVRIDGRVYGRATRHTSPRLREFFEAFPQASRGRVLEPGSLEGAMTLELARRAREVVGLEGRPENVERAEFLKGLFGVENATFHTTDLEEDDLSSYGTFDAVFCCGILYHLARPRRFVQRLASVSPNLYLDTQYARPEWDLTEREGLTGWVREEDPEDPQSGLSPTAFWPTLDELHRLLSESGYTRIETIALLPDNRHGPRVHLAASRQD from the coding sequence GTGCCTCACATCTCTGTGGACAGGAGACTCTCCCTGGGCCCGCTCGAGGCCTTCCTGAGGCTCAAGGCGGGGCTTGGGCGTGATCTGCCGCAGGACCACGTCCGAACCCTGAAGCAGGGCCTGCACGCCGCCCGCAGGACCTCCCAGAAGCGGGCGAAGAGGATCTCCAGCCTGAAAACCCGGCTCGGGGAGCTAGAGCGAACCCGCGACGAGGAGAGGAGGATGCTCCACTACCTGCTCGCCGACGCCTTCGAGCGGCGCGGGCCGTGGGTCACGGGCGTGAGGATAGATGGCAGGGTCTACGGCCGTGCCACCCGCCACACGAGCCCGCGGCTCAGAGAGTTCTTCGAGGCCTTCCCACAGGCCTCCCGGGGTCGGGTGCTCGAGCCCGGCTCTCTGGAGGGGGCGATGACGCTCGAGCTCGCCAGAAGGGCCCGGGAGGTGGTCGGGCTCGAGGGAAGGCCCGAAAACGTGGAGCGGGCGGAGTTCCTGAAAGGTCTCTTCGGTGTGGAGAACGCGACGTTCCACACGACCGACCTGGAGGAAGACGACCTCTCCTCCTACGGCACCTTCGACGCCGTCTTCTGCTGTGGGATTCTCTACCACCTCGCGCGCCCGCGGCGCTTCGTGCAGCGCCTGGCATCCGTCTCCCCAAACCTCTACCTCGACACCCAGTACGCCCGTCCCGAATGGGACCTCACCGAGCGAGAGGGACTTACGGGCTGGGTGCGCGAGGAAGACCCCGAAGATCCCCAGAGCGGCCTCTCTCCCACGGCCTTCTGGCCGACGCTGGACGAGCTCCACCGGCTGCTCTCCGAGAGCGGCTACACCCGCATAGAGACCATTGCCCTGCTCCCGGACAACCGTCACGGTCCCCGGGTGCATCTCGCGGCGAGCCGTCAGGACTGA
- a CDS encoding xanthine dehydrogenase family protein molybdopterin-binding subunit — translation MADPRVTGALRYSQDVSAEGMFHARLVRSPHAHARILRVDAPALPEGVVALLPEDVRDLGSYGPQIKDQQVLPQERVRYAGDVVAAVAAETPEEAAEAVGLIDIEYEELPAVFDEVEAASKEALLVHEDISISENDAAYFGIRPQRGTNVCHLFRLRHGDVEAGFEEAEVIVEETYRTAGANHAAMEPHAALARWVGDRLEVVTGTQTPFNMRSDLAALFGMDEERVRIVSPPMGGAFGAKTFVRVEAIAACLARKAGRPVKLVLGREEEWMTLNRHPATIRIRLGARNDGTLIAAEIECWANTGAYADCGPGVAQKMGFAAPGPYRIPHVKVDSRCIYTNLPPAGAFRGYGQMQCTWARERTIDLLADRLGMDPLDLRLKNLLRDGDTYCTGERMHDVHFEELLLRAADAVDWSKGRRNKGLCVMLKGMQTPSRASIVVERDGDETYTVRCATAEMGQGAKAAIRKLAAELLGVGVERVSFPDPDTDLVPYDTRTTSSRSTHMMGRALEIAVADLKENGVRGYGEVMDEGGLDPDTGQGIASSHWHQGAAAAEVEVDEETGRFRVVRLHAPVYAGRVVDRPAAELQNEGSMIMGLGTALFESNEFTGGQISNPNLSDYNLPAMDDMPEALSHDLLEREGAGIHGLGETALPPVPPAIGNALYSRGIHVRDLPISAESVLDAIEARDSTPAPVSDARAGASSDGRPSRVLLATLGAGLLALALYRLLKRRRVREVI, via the coding sequence ATGGCTGATCCGCGCGTCACCGGAGCCCTGCGTTACTCGCAGGACGTCTCGGCGGAGGGGATGTTCCACGCCCGTCTCGTGCGCTCCCCGCACGCCCACGCCCGCATCCTGCGGGTCGACGCCCCGGCGCTTCCGGAGGGTGTCGTCGCGCTGCTGCCGGAGGACGTGCGGGATCTCGGCTCCTACGGCCCGCAGATAAAGGACCAGCAAGTCTTGCCGCAGGAAAGGGTCCGCTACGCCGGGGACGTGGTCGCCGCCGTCGCCGCAGAGACCCCGGAGGAAGCCGCGGAGGCCGTCGGCCTCATAGACATCGAGTACGAGGAGCTCCCCGCCGTCTTCGACGAGGTCGAGGCCGCCTCGAAGGAAGCGCTGCTGGTCCACGAGGACATAAGCATCTCTGAGAACGACGCGGCGTACTTCGGCATCCGGCCCCAGCGGGGGACGAACGTCTGCCACCTCTTCCGCCTCCGCCACGGCGACGTCGAGGCCGGCTTCGAGGAGGCCGAGGTCATCGTCGAGGAGACCTACCGCACCGCGGGGGCCAACCACGCCGCGATGGAGCCGCACGCCGCGCTCGCCCGCTGGGTGGGGGACCGCCTGGAGGTCGTTACGGGAACCCAGACCCCGTTCAACATGCGCTCCGACCTCGCCGCCCTCTTCGGCATGGACGAGGAGAGGGTTAGGATCGTCTCCCCCCCGATGGGCGGCGCGTTCGGGGCCAAGACGTTCGTGCGCGTCGAGGCCATAGCCGCCTGCCTCGCCCGCAAGGCCGGAAGGCCCGTGAAGCTCGTGCTCGGGCGCGAGGAGGAGTGGATGACGCTGAACCGCCACCCGGCCACGATCCGCATCAGGCTCGGTGCTCGAAACGACGGGACGCTCATCGCCGCCGAGATAGAGTGCTGGGCCAACACCGGCGCCTACGCCGACTGCGGCCCCGGCGTCGCCCAGAAGATGGGCTTCGCCGCCCCGGGGCCGTACAGGATCCCGCACGTAAAAGTGGACTCCCGCTGCATCTACACCAACCTCCCGCCCGCGGGGGCCTTCCGCGGCTACGGCCAGATGCAGTGCACCTGGGCAAGGGAGCGCACCATCGACCTCCTCGCCGACAGGCTCGGTATGGACCCGCTCGACCTGAGGCTCAAGAACCTCCTCAGAGACGGCGACACCTACTGCACCGGCGAGAGAATGCACGACGTCCACTTCGAGGAGCTGCTCCTCCGCGCCGCCGACGCCGTGGACTGGTCCAAAGGGCGGAGGAACAAGGGGCTGTGCGTCATGCTCAAGGGCATGCAGACCCCAAGCCGCGCCTCCATCGTCGTGGAGAGAGACGGCGACGAGACCTACACCGTCCGCTGCGCCACCGCCGAGATGGGGCAGGGCGCGAAGGCGGCGATCCGAAAGCTCGCCGCCGAGCTTCTCGGTGTGGGCGTGGAGAGGGTCTCCTTCCCCGACCCGGACACCGACCTCGTCCCGTACGACACCCGCACCACCTCCAGCCGCTCCACGCACATGATGGGCCGGGCGCTCGAGATCGCCGTCGCAGATTTGAAGGAGAACGGTGTGCGCGGCTACGGGGAGGTCATGGACGAGGGCGGCCTGGACCCGGACACCGGACAGGGGATCGCCTCTTCGCACTGGCACCAGGGCGCGGCGGCGGCCGAGGTCGAGGTGGACGAGGAGACCGGCAGGTTCCGGGTCGTCAGGCTGCACGCGCCGGTCTACGCCGGGAGGGTCGTCGACCGCCCCGCGGCCGAGCTCCAGAACGAGGGGTCCATGATCATGGGGCTGGGAACCGCCCTCTTCGAGTCCAACGAGTTCACCGGGGGCCAGATCTCGAACCCCAACCTCTCCGACTACAACCTCCCGGCGATGGACGACATGCCCGAGGCTCTGTCGCACGATCTGTTGGAGCGCGAGGGTGCCGGGATACACGGCCTCGGTGAGACGGCGCTCCCTCCGGTCCCGCCCGCGATCGGCAACGCCCTCTACTCCCGCGGCATACACGTGAGGGACCTGCCCATCTCCGCCGAGAGCGTCCTCGACGCGATAGAAGCCCGGGATAGCACGCCCGCTCCGGTGTCCGACGCCCGGGCGGGGGCTTCGTCCGACGGGAGACCCTCGCGCGTGCTCCTCGCCACGCTCGGAGCAGGGCTGCTGGCGCTCGCGCTCTACCGGCTGCTCAAGCGCAGACGAGTCCGGGAGGTCATATGA
- a CDS encoding cyclase family protein: MSRVVDLSMPVHRDMVTFPRINPPMMMMYDSWEDFAKGVGADEYGVDKLTASYIVIQSDHAGTHIDALKHIRPDAPGASEIPLEYCFSDGVVLDFRHKEYGSGISADEIDGALEKIGYELKERDIVLIQTGASAYNDDQERYLRDHCGMTREATLHLISKGVRVMGIDAVTFDPPVWAMFERKQFWEAHRVMWEEDYWHLENLCNLDQLPSHGFKLAVFPIKWVGTTGAPVRAVAILDE, from the coding sequence ATGAGCAGGGTCGTGGACCTCTCCATGCCGGTCCACCGCGACATGGTGACCTTCCCGCGCATCAACCCCCCGATGATGATGATGTACGACTCGTGGGAGGACTTCGCGAAAGGGGTCGGCGCGGACGAGTACGGCGTGGACAAGCTCACCGCCTCATACATCGTGATCCAGAGCGACCACGCCGGAACCCACATCGACGCCCTCAAGCACATCCGCCCCGATGCCCCTGGAGCGAGCGAGATCCCCCTGGAGTACTGCTTCTCCGACGGCGTCGTGCTGGACTTCAGACACAAGGAATACGGCTCGGGCATCAGCGCGGACGAGATAGACGGGGCACTGGAGAAGATCGGCTACGAGCTCAAGGAGAGGGACATCGTCCTGATCCAGACCGGCGCCTCCGCCTACAACGACGATCAGGAACGCTACCTGCGCGACCACTGCGGTATGACCCGCGAGGCCACGCTGCATCTCATCAGTAAAGGCGTGCGCGTGATGGGCATAGACGCCGTGACCTTCGACCCGCCGGTGTGGGCGATGTTCGAGCGCAAGCAGTTCTGGGAGGCCCACCGCGTGATGTGGGAGGAGGACTACTGGCACCTGGAGAACCTCTGCAACCTGGACCAGCTCCCGTCCCACGGCTTCAAGCTGGCCGTGTTCCCCATCAAGTGGGTCGGGACGACCGGAGCCCCGGTCCGGGCCGTCGCGATCCTGGACGAGTGA
- a CDS encoding cyclase family protein — MKIVDLSPAVPHGFKGPPSTNLGVQLNVRTKNGTGYWQSTQLDLMSLHTGTHVESALHTVEGGEPIDQVALERVIGEAVVLDLTPVEPMQILDVQDLERANEGLEAAGESIRPGDILLLRTDWAQEHIGTPEYFRESPGLTEAAARWVVERAPKAVGCDFFEEPAAREPGWEAGEFVVHGAILGAGIPLIEGLVNLRELPPRVSFFAPFYKFAGVESAPARAFALLED; from the coding sequence ATGAAGATAGTCGACCTCAGCCCGGCGGTGCCCCACGGCTTCAAGGGACCGCCCTCCACGAACCTCGGGGTGCAGCTCAACGTCAGGACGAAGAACGGCACCGGCTACTGGCAGTCCACGCAGCTCGACCTGATGAGCCTGCACACCGGGACGCACGTGGAGAGCGCGCTGCACACCGTCGAGGGCGGTGAGCCCATAGACCAGGTGGCGCTCGAGCGCGTGATCGGGGAGGCGGTCGTCCTCGACCTCACGCCGGTCGAGCCCATGCAGATCCTGGACGTCCAGGATCTGGAGCGGGCAAACGAGGGATTGGAGGCTGCGGGCGAATCGATCCGTCCCGGAGACATCCTGCTCCTCCGGACCGACTGGGCACAGGAGCATATCGGGACGCCGGAGTACTTCCGGGAGTCGCCCGGCCTGACGGAGGCGGCGGCCCGCTGGGTCGTGGAGCGGGCTCCGAAGGCCGTCGGCTGCGACTTCTTCGAGGAGCCCGCCGCGCGGGAGCCCGGCTGGGAGGCGGGAGAGTTCGTGGTGCACGGCGCGATCCTGGGCGCGGGCATCCCGCTCATCGAGGGGCTCGTGAACCTGAGGGAGCTGCCGCCGCGGGTCTCCTTCTTCGCTCCCTTCTACAAGTTCGCCGGGGTGGAGAGCGCCCCGGCCCGCGCGTTCGCCCTGCTCGAGGACTGA